The nucleotide window TGTTTCACTGGGCTGTTACACattcattaaacacacacagctaatacacacaccaacacgctGAATGCTCTTTGAGGTTACATGCAGCCATGGTTGTAATTTATGGATTTCGCTGTGCAgtgtctgcctggctgtgttTTTGTTGCGTAACACCTAAGAGGCTGGCAGAAGGATGCATGAATCAGTACTAACACTAGACATGCCTGTCTCAGCCCTGCTGTGGATGAGACTGGATGGAAGGGGATTGATTTTCCTGATCCTTGGTTGTTGACTGTAAGACATTGATGACAGCCCAAGCAGCCATCTACCTCCAGACACTGTGTAGGCTACTATGGCGTTTCTGATCAGTACTCTGGTGATGAGGCACACTTGAGGACTGTCCTTGGTTGACCTTTAGTCTGCCATCTTATTAACGTTCCCGCTTTGGTGCTGAAATAACCAGCAGCCTCTTTGATTAGATTGAACGAAAGTGCAGTATGTTCATCATGGATATGAAGCCTGattttgtgtgtctctgcaggtcTGATGCTGTGTGAGGCTGGTTCACTATTATGATGGAGGAGGCTGCCAGCCAGCTGGAGAGAGATCATGTGCACAGTGTGTATGAGAAGATTGCTCCATATTTCAATGACAGCCGCTACAAGGCCTGGCCTAAGGTGCGTCAGTTCCTGCTGGACCAGGAGCCGGGCAGCATAATCGCAGATGTGGGTATGTGGTAATCCTTCACAGAACCCCCTGGCCTCCATGCTATTACCCACTGTAGTGTCAGGTATTGATTAAGTTGTTGTAATCAATCCAACCATTCATTTTCGATTCACTTCTTTTCCAGGTTGCGGTAATGGGAAATATTTCCACATCAACAGAGATGTGTTCAAGCTGGGTTGTGACGTGTGTCGCCCCCTGGTGGATGCTGCCTGGGACCAAGGACATGAAGTGCAGTTGTGTGACGGGCTGCGCTTACCTTACAGAGACGGCTGCTTTGATGCCGTGCTCTCCATCGCAGGTACTTTATCACTTCCAGAGTGATTCAGCCAGCTACCTTATCTAGACATTCAcaatcatattctgactagTTATATTTAAAATATCATGTGCTGTAAGCACAGCTAGTCATTTACTTGTCACCTGATGAATATGATGGCAGTCAAGTAAGGTGACTAGGCGATCATGGATAAGCAGCCTCTGGAATAGTCCAGTGAGCTTATGTTACCTTGGTAGCTGGGTCACCAGGGCAACGCCTACGTCTTTCGGAAGTAATTCATGGTTGTAGTCAAACACAAAAATAGACTCTAATTACAGGCACTATGATTTCAGGAAACATCCACCATCTCTTTTTGTGCTTTTGTCAGCCTAGTATTGTCCATTTATAGACAGCAGTTGAATACAAAGTATTGTACCATATAATCAGATGCCAGTGTTGAATTGCACCATATCActagcctgtctccctgtctcctatCTCCCAGTGATACATCATCTGTCCACCAAAGAGCGGCGTGTTCGAGCAATAAAGGAGATGGCTCGTACCCTGCGTGTGGGAGGCCGAATCATGATCTATGTGTGGGCCATGGAGCAGAAGAGGCGTAAATTTGAGAAGCAGGACATCTTTGTCCCCTGGaatcccaacccccccccagactaTGTTGGGGAGCGCCCCGCCCCCAGAAGGAGGGCCACGACTCAGAGCATCAGTGGTGTCATGGACAACAGCGACAAGCAGAGGAAAGTGAAAAGCACATCATCCATGGTGGATGAGGAGGACCTCAACTGCGGCAGCCAACAGAAGAGCCAGAGACGATGGTTCTTCTCCCGGTCTCTGGATTCTGTCTTTGACTTCGGCAGCCTGACCATCTCCCGCTCATCTTCCAGGGAACTGAGCACTTTATCCACTCCGGTGGGCCAGGAGAACACTGGCAGCAAGGCTGTCCAGCTAGGAAGAGGAAGTGTCCTCATCAAGCAGGTCTCcagcctcttctcttcctcctctaggACCAGCTTGGAGGAAGATGTCTTTGATTCTGTAGCAGACCTGCACAGGGGgcccagaggaggaggtagcACCACCACGACTAccacagacaaggagagaaTGTCTGCTGCCCTGGCTCAGGAGTGTGGCTCCGTGGCCCTGCCTGATCTAGTGTCCTACATAAAGGAGCCTTCAGACGAGCCAAGGGTGGGAGCAGAACACGTCAGCCCGGGAGAGTCCCAAGCGTGCATGCTGAgtcccagggagagagagggacaggcgCCGGCCTCCTCCTGCCTAAGATACTACCACGTCTTCAGGAAGGGAGAAGTGGCAAAGCTGATAGAGAACCATGTTGAAGAGCTCCAGGTCCTGCACAGCTACTTTGACCATGCCAACTGGTGTGTCGTGGCAGAGAAAGTTCAGGTCTGGAAAATATAACTTGGTTTTAATCATTTTTTATCATATCATtatcatatattttttatcagTTTAGATTTTACATGTTTTTGCACTTGTAGTATTTGAATTaacattagttatttatttattttatgatTAAAGGTACTTTACCTTCATGTCAAGTTTTTAATGAGTTCAAATTATGTTTCCAACAAACAGCACCTAGCAAGAAGTATTTAGAGAACCAGTGGAGTGTGTAACTGTCATAGAAATATAAGTGTGGGTCATCACACTATCACACTGTATATACTTAATTACAGGGCTGCTATCGATTACAGATAAGAATCATTAAGTCTCTGCCAAGGAGTAAGGAGATTTCAGTTGTAAATGTAGACTCTTAATTCTAGCCAAAGAGGAACTTGAATTACACCCTTGTTGATCAGCCCTTTTAAAATGGCTAACTGAACACTGATTATGACGTTATTTAAAAGATGGTGATCTCACGCACAACATCTTACCTGTCTTAAAGCTGCACATGTTTCTCAGCACTAGACTACACAATAGAAGA belongs to Hypomesus transpacificus isolate Combined female chromosome 15, fHypTra1, whole genome shotgun sequence and includes:
- the trmt9b gene encoding probable tRNA methyltransferase 9B encodes the protein MMEEAASQLERDHVHSVYEKIAPYFNDSRYKAWPKVRQFLLDQEPGSIIADVGCGNGKYFHINRDVFKLGCDVCRPLVDAAWDQGHEVQLCDGLRLPYRDGCFDAVLSIAVIHHLSTKERRVRAIKEMARTLRVGGRIMIYVWAMEQKRRKFEKQDIFVPWNPNPPPDYVGERPAPRRRATTQSISGVMDNSDKQRKVKSTSSMVDEEDLNCGSQQKSQRRWFFSRSLDSVFDFGSLTISRSSSRELSTLSTPVGQENTGSKAVQLGRGSVLIKQVSSLFSSSSRTSLEEDVFDSVADLHRGPRGGGSTTTTTTDKERMSAALAQECGSVALPDLVSYIKEPSDEPRVGAEHVSPGESQACMLSPREREGQAPASSCLRYYHVFRKGEVAKLIENHVEELQVLHSYFDHANWCVVAEKVQVWKI